From the genome of Solidesulfovibrio carbinolicus, one region includes:
- a CDS encoding ATP-binding cassette domain-containing protein: protein MATNPVLDVEGLDLVAGRPPHETPLVHSLGLSVAPGEVLALIGESGSGKSMTCLAVMDLLPPGVRQTAGHIRVNGRETVRRGRDAAMVLQNPSSCFDPVMTVRGHFRETVRGLGLGGAPDIRAVAALAEVGFDAPGTLLPLYPFQLSGGMLQRVMLALAMLGDPGLLLADEPTTDLDMPAQAKALECIDALRRSRGLAVLLVTHDLSVAARLADRVAVMRHGRLLETGPAAAFFEAPQSDYGRTLLAAHYDLHDALAAPSPRAANDQGARP from the coding sequence ATGGCCACTAATCCCGTCCTTGACGTCGAGGGGCTCGACCTTGTCGCCGGCCGGCCGCCCCATGAAACGCCCCTGGTCCATTCCCTCGGCCTGTCCGTGGCCCCGGGCGAGGTGCTGGCCCTTATCGGCGAATCCGGCTCGGGCAAATCCATGACCTGCCTGGCGGTCATGGACCTCTTGCCCCCAGGAGTGCGCCAAACCGCTGGCCACATCCGCGTAAACGGCCGGGAAACCGTCCGCCGGGGCCGCGACGCGGCCATGGTGCTGCAAAATCCGTCGAGCTGCTTTGATCCGGTCATGACCGTGCGCGGGCATTTCCGCGAGACCGTGCGCGGCCTGGGCCTTGGCGGCGCGCCGGATATCCGAGCCGTGGCCGCCCTGGCCGAGGTCGGTTTCGACGCCCCCGGGACGCTCTTGCCGCTCTATCCGTTCCAGCTCAGCGGCGGCATGCTCCAGCGGGTCATGCTGGCCCTGGCCATGCTCGGCGATCCGGGCCTGCTTTTGGCCGACGAACCCACCACCGACCTCGACATGCCGGCCCAGGCCAAGGCCCTTGAGTGCATTGACGCCCTGCGCCGCTCACGCGGCCTGGCCGTGCTCCTGGTCACCCACGACCTGTCCGTGGCCGCCCGCCTGGCCGACCGGGTGGCCGTCATGCGCCACGGCCGGCTCCTGGAAACCGGGCCGGCCGCAGCCTTTTTCGAGGCACCCCAAAGTGATTACGGCCGTACGTTGCTGGCAGCCCATTACGATCTCCACGACGCCCTGGCGGCCCCGTCGCCGCGCGCCGCAAACGACCAAGGAGCCAGGCCATGA
- a CDS encoding ABC transporter ATP-binding protein, translating into MTPVLEAVEVAKGYAQGGMFGGGAKKPVLAGVDLSLAAGQRLGLVGRSGCGKSTLGRLLLGLESPDAGLVRYKGRDIRRLSGPDWRLYRRNVQVVFQNFHGAVNPRLTIGETIGEPLANFDRASRRQQLRRAGELLERVGLPGAFVAKRPSQLSGGQLQRACIARAMASSPEVLVLDEAVSSLDMLAQAQVMDLLVALGRESGVSCLFISHDLRVVARLCGEAAVMRDGRIVERATCRGGRFGHDDPGFAELARALLPARPDNGRLAPDPGPDSDQTQTGPGPANGEPPA; encoded by the coding sequence ATGACCCCGGTATTGGAAGCGGTGGAGGTCGCCAAGGGCTACGCCCAGGGCGGCATGTTCGGCGGGGGCGCGAAAAAGCCGGTGCTTGCCGGCGTGGACCTGTCCCTGGCGGCGGGCCAGCGTCTGGGCCTAGTGGGGCGCAGCGGCTGCGGCAAATCGACCCTGGGCCGGCTGCTGCTCGGGCTGGAGAGTCCCGACGCCGGCCTCGTGCGCTACAAGGGGCGCGACATTCGCCGCCTGTCCGGCCCGGACTGGCGGCTCTACCGGCGAAACGTCCAGGTGGTCTTCCAGAACTTCCACGGCGCGGTCAATCCGCGCCTGACCATCGGCGAGACCATCGGCGAGCCCCTGGCCAACTTCGACCGGGCCAGCCGCAGGCAACAACTGCGCCGGGCCGGGGAACTCCTGGAACGGGTGGGGCTGCCGGGGGCCTTTGTGGCCAAGCGGCCGTCGCAGTTAAGCGGCGGCCAGCTCCAGCGGGCCTGCATCGCCCGGGCCATGGCCTCCTCCCCCGAGGTGCTCGTTCTCGACGAGGCCGTCAGTTCCCTGGACATGCTGGCCCAGGCCCAGGTCATGGATCTGCTCGTCGCCCTGGGCCGCGAGTCCGGCGTGAGCTGTCTTTTCATTTCCCACGACCTGCGGGTGGTGGCGCGGCTTTGCGGCGAGGCGGCGGTCATGCGCGACGGCCGCATCGTGGAGCGGGCTACCTGCCGGGGCGGGCGGTTTGGCCACGATGACCCGGGCTTTGCCGAACTGGCCCGCGCCCTGCTGCCGGCCCGGCCGGACAACGGGCGCCTGGCCCCCGACCCGGGTCCGGACTCGGACCAGACCCAAACCGGCCCAGGCCCGGCCAACGGCGAGCCGCCGGCCTGA
- the feoB gene encoding ferrous iron transport protein B, which yields MSIIRVAVSGQPNCGKSTMFNAITGGSARVGNYPGITVDRLEGVYQQNGDSIHLVDLPGTYSLTSYSMEELVARNVIVDEHPDVVINMIDATALERSLYLAVQFMEIGAPMVLGLNMMDEVKRNGVTIDVKKLSTLLGVPVVPCVARVGQGREELMKAVAAAYKASNGKWKPIRLSYGPELDPVIERMTAIIAEAGFLVDRHDPRWVAIKYLENDEQVIEEGRAAGSLSAKLEALCKEAEVHTRQHVGTTPDAIIADWRYGFINGLLKQGVVSGGDELRRTSSDSIDRIVTHKVLGPVIMLAVLWVMFQITFTLGAYPQGWIEDGFTWLAGIGTQYIPEGDLQSLIVSGIIGGVGSVIGFTPLICIMFAMLVFLEDLGYMARVAYMMDKVMRIFGLHGMSVMPLIMSGGIPGGCAVPGVMCARTLRSPRERLATILTAPFMVCGAKTTAYLMLVAAFFPDNPTRAMFLVVLAAWGFVLLVSRLLRSTLVKGESTPFVMEIPPYRLPTLRGVIHHTLERVWQYVKKAGTVILAVSIIMWAVMTFPKLSEETVAGYDAKRDAAAEQVKAANPDANEENLAALTEDATKAIEDEQNEEALKNSFGGRVSQFISPVTELAGFPWQANVALIGAFAAKEVFVSTMATAYSMGEVDPEESESLSEKLAADPAWTLPAILSVFVFMLLYTPCMVTVVAIAKETNWKWATFSVFGSMAFAFAVSVAIYQIGKLILV from the coding sequence ATGTCGATCATTCGCGTGGCCGTCTCCGGCCAGCCCAACTGCGGCAAAAGCACCATGTTCAACGCCATCACGGGCGGTTCGGCCCGGGTCGGCAACTATCCCGGCATCACCGTGGATCGTCTGGAAGGCGTCTACCAGCAAAACGGCGACAGCATCCATCTGGTGGACTTGCCCGGCACCTACTCCCTGACCTCCTATTCCATGGAGGAGCTGGTCGCCCGCAACGTCATCGTGGACGAACACCCCGACGTGGTCATCAACATGATCGACGCCACGGCCCTGGAGCGCAGCCTCTATCTGGCCGTGCAGTTCATGGAGATCGGCGCGCCCATGGTCCTTGGCCTCAATATGATGGACGAGGTCAAGCGCAACGGCGTGACCATCGACGTCAAAAAGCTTTCAACGCTCCTTGGCGTGCCCGTGGTGCCCTGCGTGGCCCGGGTGGGCCAGGGCCGCGAGGAACTCATGAAGGCCGTGGCCGCCGCCTACAAGGCGTCAAACGGCAAGTGGAAGCCCATCCGGCTGTCCTACGGCCCGGAGCTCGACCCGGTCATTGAGCGCATGACCGCCATTATTGCCGAAGCCGGCTTTCTGGTTGATCGCCACGATCCCCGCTGGGTGGCCATCAAATACCTGGAAAACGACGAGCAGGTCATCGAGGAGGGCCGGGCCGCCGGTTCGCTTTCGGCCAAGCTCGAAGCCCTGTGCAAGGAAGCCGAGGTCCACACCCGCCAGCACGTCGGGACCACCCCCGACGCCATCATCGCCGACTGGCGCTACGGCTTCATCAACGGCCTGCTCAAGCAGGGCGTGGTGTCCGGCGGCGACGAACTGCGCCGCACCTCCTCGGACTCCATTGACCGCATCGTCACCCACAAGGTGCTTGGCCCGGTCATCATGCTGGCCGTGTTGTGGGTCATGTTTCAGATCACCTTCACCCTGGGCGCCTATCCCCAGGGCTGGATCGAGGACGGCTTCACCTGGCTGGCCGGCATAGGCACGCAGTACATTCCCGAGGGCGACCTGCAGTCGCTGATCGTGTCCGGCATCATCGGCGGCGTGGGTTCGGTCATCGGCTTCACCCCGCTTATTTGCATCATGTTCGCCATGCTCGTCTTCCTGGAAGACCTCGGCTACATGGCCCGGGTGGCCTACATGATGGACAAGGTCATGCGGATTTTCGGTCTGCACGGCATGTCGGTCATGCCGCTGATCATGTCCGGCGGCATCCCCGGCGGCTGCGCCGTGCCGGGCGTCATGTGCGCGCGCACCCTGCGCAGCCCCCGCGAGCGCCTGGCCACGATCCTGACCGCTCCCTTCATGGTCTGCGGGGCCAAGACCACGGCCTACCTCATGCTCGTGGCCGCCTTTTTCCCGGACAACCCCACCCGGGCCATGTTCCTGGTGGTGCTGGCCGCCTGGGGCTTCGTGCTCCTCGTGTCGCGGCTGTTGCGCTCCACCTTGGTCAAGGGCGAGTCCACGCCCTTTGTCATGGAAATTCCGCCCTACCGCCTGCCCACCCTGCGCGGCGTCATCCACCACACCCTGGAGCGGGTCTGGCAGTACGTCAAAAAGGCCGGCACCGTGATTCTGGCCGTGTCGATTATCATGTGGGCCGTCATGACCTTCCCCAAGCTCTCCGAAGAGACCGTGGCCGGCTACGACGCCAAGCGCGACGCCGCCGCGGAGCAGGTCAAGGCCGCCAACCCGGACGCCAATGAGGAAAACCTGGCCGCGCTCACCGAGGACGCCACCAAGGCCATTGAGGACGAACAGAACGAAGAAGCCCTCAAGAACTCCTTCGGCGGGCGGGTGAGCCAGTTCATCAGCCCGGTAACCGAGCTGGCCGGCTTCCCCTGGCAGGCCAACGTGGCCCTGATCGGGGCGTTCGCGGCCAAGGAAGTCTTTGTCTCCACCATGGCCACGGCCTATTCCATGGGCGAGGTCGATCCCGAGGAATCGGAGTCGCTCAGCGAAAAGCTGGCCGCCGATCCGGCCTGGACCCTGCCGGCCATTTTAAGCGTCTTCGTCTTCATGCTTCTTTACACGCCCTGCATGGTCACGGTGGTGGCCATTGCCAAGGAAACCAACTGGAAGTGGGCCACCTTCTCGGTCTTCGGGTCCATGGCCTTCGCCTTTGCGGTGTCCGTGGCCATCTACCAGATCGGCAAGCTGATCCTCGTCTGA
- a CDS encoding FeoA family protein, giving the protein MVMSLRKLAVNQKGCIKAVTASGEMGRRIRDMGLVPGTPVMVVGRAPLADPVALRMRGFTLSLRNSEADCITVEAV; this is encoded by the coding sequence ATGGTCATGTCTTTGAGAAAACTGGCCGTCAATCAAAAGGGCTGCATCAAGGCCGTCACGGCCAGCGGCGAAATGGGCCGACGCATCCGCGACATGGGACTGGTTCCCGGGACGCCGGTCATGGTGGTGGGGCGTGCGCCCCTGGCCGATCCCGTGGCGCTGCGAATGCGCGGATTCACGCTGTCGCTTCGCAACAGCGAGGCCGACTGCATCACCGTGGAGGCGGTCTAG
- a CDS encoding nucleoside 2-deoxyribosyltransferase has protein sequence MRVYLAGPLFTLAERRFMAHLRDLAGELPGVEPVWPGDLFTDEEVAALGNNAKSRLFAGCRDALESCDLIVAVLDGPGVDDGTAWELGYAHARGLPAWGLRTDCRNAGETASSLVNCMIECACQAIHRDLGALLAALARQASRGAGA, from the coding sequence ATGCGCGTCTATCTCGCCGGTCCGCTTTTTACCTTGGCCGAGCGCCGTTTCATGGCTCATCTGCGCGATCTGGCCGGGGAACTCCCCGGGGTCGAGCCGGTCTGGCCGGGCGATCTTTTCACGGACGAGGAAGTGGCCGCATTGGGAAATAACGCCAAGAGCCGCCTGTTTGCCGGGTGTCGCGACGCTCTGGAGAGCTGCGACCTGATCGTGGCCGTCCTCGACGGCCCGGGCGTGGACGACGGCACGGCCTGGGAGCTGGGCTACGCCCATGCCCGGGGCCTGCCGGCCTGGGGACTGCGCACGGATTGTCGCAATGCCGGAGAGACGGCCAGTTCGTTGGTCAACTGCATGATCGAATGCGCCTGCCAGGCCATCCACCGCGACCTTGGCGCGCTGCTGGCCGCCCTGGCCCGGCAGGCGTCGCGGGGAGCGGGCGCATGA
- the greA gene encoding transcription elongation factor GreA produces MESIPISVEGFRRLERELERLKKERPGVILAIKEAREEGDLRENAGYEAARERQGMLEARINYIESRMSRFNVIDLTTLGGEQVIFGATVEIEDVDTGDVKKYTLLGPDEAEPSKGSISLLSPVGLALLGKFVGDEIVVDAPRGKINYEIVSIAFHGPVAAADD; encoded by the coding sequence ATGGAAAGCATCCCTATTTCCGTTGAGGGCTTCAGACGGCTGGAACGCGAGCTGGAACGGCTCAAGAAAGAGCGCCCCGGCGTCATTTTGGCCATCAAGGAAGCGCGCGAGGAAGGCGACCTGCGCGAAAACGCCGGCTACGAAGCCGCGCGTGAACGCCAGGGCATGCTCGAAGCCCGCATCAACTACATCGAATCCCGCATGTCGCGGTTCAACGTCATCGATCTGACCACCCTGGGCGGCGAACAGGTCATCTTCGGGGCCACCGTCGAGATTGAGGACGTGGATACCGGCGACGTGAAAAAGTACACCCTGCTTGGCCCGGACGAAGCCGAACCCAGCAAGGGTTCCATTTCGCTGCTGTCTCCGGTGGGCCTGGCCCTGCTGGGCAAGTTCGTGGGCGACGAGATCGTCGTCGATGCCCCGCGCGGCAAGATCAACTACGAAATCGTCTCCATCGCCTTTCACGGCCCCGTGGCCGCCGCCGACGACTAG
- a CDS encoding DUF1269 domain-containing protein encodes MSDLIVVGYDDMFKAEEVRLKLLKMQKEYLVDLEDAVVAVKKDDGKVKLNQMYHLAASGAVGGGFWGMLIGLIFLNPILGAVVGAGAGAAAGALSDVGIDDDFMKKLAEQLQPGTSVLFVLIRKMTADKVLDELSGTGGKVLQTSLSHEDETKLQTALDAAKASA; translated from the coding sequence ATGAGCGATCTGATCGTCGTCGGCTATGACGACATGTTCAAAGCCGAGGAAGTGCGGCTCAAACTTCTTAAGATGCAGAAGGAATATCTCGTCGACCTGGAAGACGCCGTGGTGGCCGTGAAGAAAGACGACGGCAAGGTGAAGCTCAACCAGATGTACCACCTGGCCGCCTCGGGCGCGGTGGGCGGCGGCTTCTGGGGCATGCTCATCGGCCTGATTTTCCTGAACCCCATCCTCGGGGCCGTGGTCGGGGCCGGAGCCGGCGCGGCGGCAGGGGCGCTGTCCGACGTCGGCATCGACGACGACTTCATGAAAAAACTGGCCGAGCAGCTCCAGCCCGGCACGTCGGTGCTGTTTGTGCTCATCCGCAAGATGACCGCCGACAAGGTGCTCGACGAGCTGTCCGGCACCGGCGGCAAGGTGCTCCAGACCTCGCTGTCCCACGAGGACGAAACCAAGCTCCAGACCGCCCTGGACGCGGCCAAGGCTTCGGCCTAG
- a CDS encoding phasin family protein, which yields MKPVDLLSMGLGAAFLAKDKLGEVLGELEKRGEVSRDEAKQFLEDAKARAKKEEEALAARVREEVKKVLEEMGLATKDDIAELKALLKKKSS from the coding sequence ATGAAACCCGTCGATCTCCTCTCCATGGGCCTGGGAGCGGCCTTTCTGGCCAAGGACAAGCTGGGCGAAGTGCTCGGCGAACTGGAAAAACGCGGCGAGGTCTCCCGCGACGAGGCCAAGCAGTTTCTCGAAGACGCCAAGGCCCGGGCCAAGAAAGAAGAAGAAGCCCTGGCCGCGCGCGTGCGCGAGGAAGTGAAAAAAGTCCTGGAGGAAATGGGTCTGGCCACCAAGGACGACATCGCCGAACTCAAGGCGCTGCTCAAGAAAAAGTCGTCTTGA
- a CDS encoding ABC1 kinase family protein has translation MPRPPSPGRLWLTFRFLHTVFVLVRRRERFLFLAPLPPRRLKDAVLTLGVCFVKLAQVLATRADFFPEDYLAELRGVHDEVDPMPQADFQAAFRLAFGDAPPFATFDDTPLASASIGQVHAATLPDGSLVAVKLRRLGVEKQVRADIAAIRAMLGAFTPFFASATKNSVEAVLTEFSAMIVREADLSVELANLRKFTDAYGQGPVRLPRPYPDLSSVHALVMSYETGWRIDDLASLREAGIPFSTVLDALIDFYIEQMLVRGYFHADPHPGNILVRPGGELTLLDFGMVKRLPADTRVAMIEVAKSAHDRDYETFIAACKRLGIVAAGADPSEMMEFAERMFDIFGDARLSAASMQALAFSVLDSMKDLPFKVPQDIVYVMRVSALIEGLGATAIDNFNGVKDILPRLRHNLTRALGAEAGLFPTLRGELQNLPLTLRRAKTVLTDLSEANLRVKVSPETLEFVTDRLRLGLRPLAVGGTLMAAGFLAALTLGERGVWLAWGLFGVGALRVWTGLK, from the coding sequence ATGCCCCGCCCGCCGTCCCCGGGCCGCCTCTGGCTGACGTTTCGCTTTCTCCATACCGTCTTTGTGCTGGTGCGGCGCAGGGAGCGTTTCCTCTTTCTGGCTCCCCTGCCGCCGCGCCGGCTGAAAGACGCCGTCCTGACCCTGGGCGTGTGCTTCGTCAAACTGGCGCAAGTGCTGGCCACCCGGGCCGACTTTTTTCCCGAGGACTATCTGGCCGAACTGCGCGGCGTCCACGACGAAGTCGATCCCATGCCCCAGGCCGATTTCCAGGCCGCCTTCCGCCTGGCCTTCGGCGACGCCCCGCCCTTCGCCACCTTTGACGACACGCCCCTGGCCAGCGCCTCCATCGGCCAGGTCCACGCCGCCACGCTGCCTGACGGCAGCCTCGTCGCCGTCAAGCTGCGACGCCTGGGCGTCGAAAAGCAGGTTCGCGCCGACATCGCCGCCATCCGGGCCATGCTCGGGGCCTTCACCCCGTTTTTCGCCAGCGCCACCAAAAATTCCGTCGAGGCCGTGCTCACGGAATTCTCCGCCATGATCGTGCGCGAAGCCGACCTGTCCGTGGAGCTGGCCAACCTGCGCAAGTTCACCGACGCCTACGGCCAAGGCCCGGTGCGCCTGCCCAGGCCCTACCCCGATCTTTCGAGCGTCCACGCCCTGGTCATGAGCTACGAAACCGGCTGGCGCATCGACGACTTGGCCAGCCTGCGCGAGGCCGGCATCCCCTTTTCCACGGTCCTGGATGCGCTGATTGACTTCTACATCGAGCAAATGCTCGTGCGCGGCTACTTCCACGCCGACCCGCACCCCGGCAACATCCTCGTGCGGCCCGGCGGCGAGCTGACCCTGCTCGACTTCGGCATGGTCAAACGCCTGCCCGCCGACACCCGGGTGGCCATGATCGAAGTCGCCAAATCCGCCCACGACCGCGACTACGAAACCTTCATCGCCGCCTGCAAACGCCTGGGCATCGTTGCCGCCGGAGCCGATCCCTCCGAGATGATGGAATTCGCCGAACGCATGTTCGACATCTTCGGCGACGCCAGGCTGTCCGCCGCCTCCATGCAGGCGCTCGCCTTCTCCGTCCTGGACTCCATGAAGGACCTGCCCTTCAAGGTGCCCCAGGACATCGTCTACGTCATGCGCGTAAGCGCCCTCATCGAGGGACTGGGGGCCACGGCCATCGACAACTTCAACGGCGTCAAGGACATCCTGCCGCGCCTGCGCCACAACCTCACCCGGGCGCTGGGGGCCGAGGCCGGGCTTTTCCCCACCCTGCGCGGCGAACTCCAAAACCTGCCGCTGACCCTGCGCCGGGCCAAGACCGTGCTCACCGACCTCAGCGAAGCCAACCTGCGGGTCAAGGTCTCCCCGGAAACCCTCGAATTCGTCACCGACCGCCTGCGCCTGGGCCTGCGCCCCCTGGCCGTGGGCGGAACACTCATGGCCGCCGGCTTCCTGGCAGCCCTGACCCTCGGGGAACGCGGCGTCTGGTTGGCCTGGGGACTGTTCGGGGTTGGGGCGCTGCGGGTGTGGACGGGGCTGAAGTAA
- a CDS encoding YjgN family protein: protein MDVRQTGVRFTGGALWAFGYAFLFLILFLFVIPGAWGAVPFAIWWTSHLAFEDGGRAEFTGRAKDVWVLFAVLAILTYLPSLATMGMPKDSGKTQLIQVLMGLALFPLDAAVKLPVYRWFIENIRLEPGGSARFTGTYGPYLGWAALVAVSVLTIIGWAWAMTGMMRWFCRHIEADAFSVEFHGTGLALLWRGFVWLIGMVFVIPIPWVLRAMFGWWADNLVVVRR from the coding sequence ATGGACGTAAGGCAGACGGGCGTAAGATTCACCGGCGGGGCGCTGTGGGCCTTTGGCTATGCCTTTTTATTCCTCATTTTGTTCCTTTTCGTGATTCCCGGGGCCTGGGGGGCCGTGCCCTTCGCCATCTGGTGGACGTCGCATTTGGCTTTCGAGGACGGCGGCCGGGCGGAATTCACCGGCCGGGCCAAGGATGTCTGGGTGCTGTTCGCGGTGCTGGCGATCCTGACCTATCTGCCGAGCCTGGCCACCATGGGCATGCCCAAGGACAGCGGCAAGACACAGCTTATTCAGGTGCTTATGGGGCTAGCGCTGTTTCCCTTGGACGCGGCCGTCAAGCTTCCGGTCTACCGCTGGTTCATTGAAAACATCCGGCTCGAACCGGGTGGTTCGGCCCGTTTCACCGGAACCTACGGCCCGTATCTGGGCTGGGCGGCTTTGGTTGCGGTGTCGGTGCTCACCATCATCGGCTGGGCCTGGGCCATGACCGGCATGATGCGCTGGTTTTGCCGCCACATCGAAGCCGACGCCTTTTCCGTGGAATTTCACGGCACGGGGCTGGCGCTTTTGTGGCGCGGTTTTGTCTGGCTCATCGGCATGGTGTTTGTCATCCCCATCCCCTGGGTGCTGCGCGCCATGTTCGGCTGGTGGGCCGACAACCTCGTCGTTGTTCGTCGGTAA
- the cbiE gene encoding precorrin-6y C5,15-methyltransferase (decarboxylating) subunit CbiE has protein sequence MTQASLPPIHVLGCGIGRPTLPPEAAAALDAADVLVGGRRLLAAFPDHPGRRLPIAGPLPAVCDALADARQAGQNVAVLADGDGLYFGIGKTLLARFGPQALRFYPNVTTVAVACSRLGRPWDDLPVVSLHGRSDATPLFAALARHGAAAVYTDAANSPAAIATALLARGGNTFAMTICENLGLPDERLRRLTLPEAALAETAALSLALIERTAPPAVPLHLGLADDALSRDDAVFTKAPARAVSLAGLAARPGHVVWDIGAGTGAVALEASLLNAPGPVYAVERDPARHAHLVANIQRTGALTVCPVLAAAPDGLEALPDPDRVFVGGGLSGNPGLLPELCRRLAPGGRLVVNAVLLGSLASVLDVLAAHGLETAVTQLQAARAMPIAQDLRLAADNPVFIIAAAKEAAHG, from the coding sequence ATGACGCAGGCATCCCTCCCCCCCATCCATGTCCTGGGTTGCGGCATCGGCCGGCCGACCCTGCCCCCCGAAGCCGCCGCCGCCCTGGACGCGGCCGACGTGCTGGTCGGCGGCCGCCGGCTGTTGGCCGCCTTTCCCGACCATCCCGGCCGCCGCCTTCCCATCGCCGGGCCGCTTCCCGCCGTGTGCGACGCCCTGGCCGACGCCCGGCAGGCCGGCCAAAACGTGGCCGTCCTGGCCGACGGCGACGGCCTCTATTTCGGCATCGGCAAGACGCTGCTGGCCCGGTTCGGGCCCCAGGCCCTGCGCTTTTACCCCAACGTCACCACCGTGGCCGTGGCCTGCTCCCGCCTCGGCCGGCCCTGGGACGACCTGCCCGTGGTTTCGCTGCATGGCCGCAGCGACGCCACGCCCCTGTTCGCCGCCCTGGCCCGCCACGGCGCGGCCGCCGTCTACACCGACGCGGCCAACAGCCCGGCCGCCATCGCCACGGCCCTGCTGGCGCGCGGCGGCAACACCTTCGCCATGACCATTTGCGAAAACCTCGGCCTGCCGGACGAACGCCTCCGCCGGCTGACGCTGCCCGAGGCCGCCCTTGCCGAAACCGCCGCCCTGTCCCTGGCGCTCATTGAGCGCACGGCCCCGCCCGCCGTGCCGCTGCACCTCGGCCTGGCCGACGACGCCCTTTCCCGCGACGACGCCGTGTTCACCAAAGCCCCGGCCCGGGCCGTGTCCCTGGCCGGCCTGGCCGCCCGCCCCGGCCACGTGGTCTGGGACATCGGAGCCGGCACCGGGGCCGTGGCCCTGGAAGCGTCGCTGCTAAACGCCCCCGGGCCGGTCTATGCCGTGGAGCGCGACCCGGCCCGACACGCCCACCTTGTCGCCAACATCCAGCGCACCGGCGCGCTCACCGTCTGCCCGGTCCTGGCCGCCGCGCCCGACGGTCTGGAGGCGCTTCCCGACCCGGACCGCGTCTTTGTCGGCGGCGGCCTGTCCGGCAACCCCGGCCTGCTCCCCGAACTGTGCCGCCGCCTGGCCCCGGGCGGCCGACTGGTGGTCAACGCCGTACTGCTGGGGTCCCTTGCCAGCGTCCTGGACGTCCTGGCCGCCCATGGCCTGGAAACCGCCGTCACCCAGCTCCAGGCCGCCCGGGCCATGCCCATCGCCCAGGATCTGCGATTGGCCGCCGACAATCCCGTTTTCATCATCGCCGCCGCCAAGGAGGCCGCCCATGGCTGA
- the cobM gene encoding precorrin-4 C(11)-methyltransferase: protein MADPSDPRVYFIGAGPGDPELLTVKANRIIAAADLVLYAGSLVSPAIVALARPGAKVVDSAPLALDETHALLRQCATAGGLAARVHTGDPALYGAIAEQMALLAAEAIPYAVIPGVTSASAAAAAFAASFTAPEVTQTLILTRLAGRTPMPPGESLADLARHQSAMAVYLSAGDPEGVAKGLLAGGYPPETPVALAHRLGWPGEKRLWTTIGELAATVRAAGIDRQTVFLVLPGQGSATASKLYDPDFSHGCRPARDRKA from the coding sequence ATGGCTGACCCGTCCGATCCCCGCGTCTATTTCATCGGGGCCGGCCCCGGCGACCCGGAACTGCTCACCGTCAAGGCCAACCGGATCATCGCCGCCGCCGACCTCGTGCTCTACGCCGGCTCCCTGGTCTCGCCGGCCATCGTCGCCCTGGCCCGGCCCGGAGCGAAGGTCGTCGATTCCGCCCCCCTGGCCCTGGACGAAACCCACGCGCTGCTGCGCCAGTGCGCCACAGCCGGCGGTCTGGCCGCCCGGGTCCACACCGGCGATCCCGCCCTCTACGGAGCCATCGCCGAGCAAATGGCGCTGTTGGCGGCCGAAGCCATCCCCTACGCCGTCATCCCGGGTGTCACCTCGGCCTCGGCCGCCGCCGCCGCCTTTGCCGCCTCGTTTACCGCCCCGGAAGTCACCCAGACGCTGATTCTCACCCGGCTGGCCGGCCGCACGCCCATGCCGCCAGGAGAATCCCTGGCCGATCTGGCCCGCCACCAGTCCGCCATGGCCGTCTACCTCTCGGCCGGCGACCCCGAAGGCGTGGCCAAGGGCCTGCTCGCCGGCGGCTATCCGCCCGAAACCCCGGTGGCCCTGGCCCACCGCCTGGGCTGGCCCGGCGAAAAACGCCTCTGGACCACCATCGGCGAACTGGCCGCCACGGTGCGCGCCGCAGGAATCGACCGCCAGACCGTGTTCCTCGTCCTGCCCGGCCAGGGAAGCGCCACGGCCTCGAAACTCTACGATCCCGACTTCAGCCACGGCTGCCGTCCGGCCCGCGACCGCAAGGCCTAG
- a CDS encoding secondary thiamine-phosphate synthase enzyme YjbQ: METLELRTPRREALVRITPALTDLIAAKGWQDGAVVVFCPHTTAGLTVNEDADPDVATDMVMAMGRLIPRDAGYRHAEGNSDAHIKTTLVGPSLTLIVSGGRLQLGTWQGVYLCEWDGPRTRKVWVQWLRG; encoded by the coding sequence ATGGAAACCCTGGAACTGCGCACCCCGCGCCGCGAAGCCCTGGTCCGCATCACCCCGGCGCTCACCGACCTCATCGCCGCCAAAGGCTGGCAGGACGGGGCCGTGGTGGTCTTTTGCCCCCACACCACCGCCGGGCTGACCGTCAACGAAGACGCCGACCCCGACGTGGCCACGGACATGGTCATGGCCATGGGCCGGCTCATCCCCCGCGACGCTGGCTACCGCCACGCCGAAGGCAACAGCGACGCCCACATCAAGACCACCCTGGTCGGGCCGTCGCTGACGCTCATCGTCTCGGGCGGCCGCCTGCAGCTGGGAACCTGGCAAGGCGTCTACCTCTGCGAATGGGACGGCCCCAGGACGCGCAAAGTGTGGGTGCAATGGTTAAGAGGGTAA